A window from Lachnoanaerobaculum umeaense encodes these proteins:
- a CDS encoding DEAD/DEAH box helicase, which translates to MDFNFPEGVMRAGDMKKENENIKKIKADIISASDTEEKKAIYKYFNGEAIIDSLSMSTDTAKKAKELIKSGQIRLDSVTDDIRTYNRNYFYYEPDVDVYGRAVAKVDSKDDCVVNIEFSKNELSLASCSCMRCFDKNRMSSYLNDKKNCEHVVAAVFLLNAYLDTHELGDETNYFGDKFISCFDEGDNYDKDPVRIIPKLILSSAGEYNYSLFIQFKIGRKKLVQIKNYRNFVEALKSNEVYPLGKNDSVKLNYSAFDAESVRYIRFIEDLVETESAISYRLLDYVKSGLNTSKIAVDASNIDDIFELLVGKRVELTKEIYYKKITSEVEFRDYNMKINIKIDPIYDKNQFAGVSLDVETPLCLDSNKYVYFIADDYFNRCDESILKIFKALKHSDLGNYEIRIGRKNIGKFYSDVLPAIKDNVNIIDNAPEAIEFIPENADITYYLDMEDNNAIGRVEAAYTGGRVDVISGKILDRNENELIRNKEQEEKAIDILKKYLSHESENKLPSTATEDELYDLKVLGIDALNKYGKVLGSDAFNDVRIYRKPSASIGVSVKSNLLQLDLLSEDMSAEELADIVTSYRKKKKYYRLKSGAFVNIDSEYMNSFNELLDVLEISSKDLRKGALTVPLYRSLYIDEMMVAHEELIEKRDQSFVKLIEKFDNIKSMTIEPPKTVENILRGYQKEGFKWLRSVEELGFGGILADDMGLGKTLQIIALLIDAKKSNRLAKALIVCPASLVYNWSEEISKFDTEGILRVSVLVGSKEDRQNVLEDNENSDIYISSYDTLRRDISLYHDMRFSHQIIDEAQFIKNQNTGVAKAVKTVKADVKFALTGTPIENRLSELWSIFDYIMPGFLYSYNSFRTKYENAIVKEGNEISAKLLSKMISPFVLRRLKSEVAMDLPEKIEEIRISKFEKEQQLAYDKELANLKKVLEGDRDYNSSKMIILSEITRLRQICCDPSLIFDNYNGESAKLETCIDLVKSGIEAGHKILLFSQFTSMFDIIEKRFKEEKISSYTITGSTSKEDRIRLVNEFNEDNTDVFLISLKAGGTGLNLVGADIVIHYDPWWNFAAQNQATDRAHRIGQKNNVTVYRLIAKGTIEERIVKLQESKKDLADKVLNFEAGVSLANISKEELLELLG; encoded by the coding sequence ATGGATTTTAATTTTCCTGAAGGTGTAATGAGAGCCGGTGATATGAAAAAAGAAAATGAAAACATAAAAAAGATAAAGGCAGATATAATATCTGCATCAGATACGGAAGAGAAAAAGGCTATTTATAAATACTTCAACGGAGAGGCTATTATAGATAGCCTTTCTATGTCTACTGACACTGCAAAAAAAGCAAAGGAACTGATAAAAAGTGGTCAGATTCGCTTAGATAGTGTGACGGATGATATCAGGACATATAATAGAAATTATTTTTATTATGAACCTGATGTAGATGTTTATGGAAGAGCTGTTGCAAAGGTAGATTCAAAGGATGATTGTGTGGTGAATATTGAGTTTAGCAAGAATGAGCTTAGCTTAGCATCATGCAGTTGCATGAGATGCTTTGATAAAAATAGGATGAGTAGCTATCTTAATGATAAAAAAAATTGCGAACATGTCGTTGCAGCAGTTTTTCTTTTGAATGCATATTTGGACACTCATGAGCTTGGAGATGAAACAAATTATTTTGGAGACAAGTTTATATCCTGTTTTGATGAGGGTGATAACTACGACAAAGATCCGGTAAGGATCATACCAAAACTTATACTGTCATCTGCTGGAGAATACAATTATAGTCTGTTTATTCAATTTAAAATTGGTAGAAAGAAGCTTGTACAGATAAAGAACTATAGAAACTTTGTTGAGGCTTTAAAATCCAATGAAGTGTATCCACTTGGTAAAAATGACAGCGTTAAGCTAAATTATAGTGCATTTGATGCAGAAAGTGTAAGGTATATAAGGTTTATAGAAGATCTGGTTGAAACGGAGAGTGCCATAAGCTATAGGCTTTTGGACTATGTTAAAAGTGGATTGAACACTTCGAAAATTGCAGTAGATGCCTCAAATATAGATGATATATTTGAGTTGCTGGTAGGCAAAAGAGTAGAACTTACAAAGGAAATCTATTATAAAAAGATCACTTCAGAGGTTGAGTTTAGGGATTATAACATGAAAATAAATATAAAGATTGATCCCATATATGATAAAAACCAGTTTGCAGGTGTAAGCTTGGATGTAGAAACTCCTTTGTGCCTTGATTCAAACAAGTATGTATATTTTATTGCAGACGATTATTTCAATAGATGTGATGAGAGTATTTTGAAAATATTTAAGGCTTTAAAACATTCAGATCTTGGAAACTATGAAATAAGGATTGGAAGAAAAAATATCGGAAAATTTTATTCTGATGTACTGCCGGCTATAAAAGATAATGTTAATATAATAGATAATGCACCTGAAGCAATAGAATTTATACCTGAAAATGCAGATATTACATATTATCTGGATATGGAGGACAATAATGCTATAGGCAGAGTGGAAGCAGCTTATACCGGTGGAAGGGTAGATGTAATTTCCGGGAAAATACTTGATAGAAATGAAAATGAGCTCATCAGAAATAAAGAACAAGAAGAAAAAGCTATAGATATTTTAAAAAAATATCTTTCACATGAGTCTGAGAATAAGCTGCCGTCCACCGCTACAGAAGATGAGTTGTATGATTTAAAGGTTTTGGGTATTGACGCATTAAATAAATATGGTAAAGTACTGGGCAGTGATGCATTCAATGATGTGAGAATATACAGGAAACCTTCAGCAAGTATAGGAGTGTCTGTAAAGTCTAATCTTTTGCAGTTGGATTTGCTTTCAGAGGACATGAGTGCTGAGGAACTGGCTGATATAGTGACAAGTTATAGGAAAAAGAAAAAATACTATCGCCTAAAGAGTGGTGCATTTGTAAATATTGATTCTGAATACATGAACAGTTTTAATGAATTACTTGATGTTTTGGAGATATCTTCAAAGGATTTGAGAAAAGGAGCATTGACAGTACCTCTATATCGTTCGCTATATATTGACGAAATGATGGTAGCACATGAGGAACTTATAGAAAAGAGGGATCAGAGCTTTGTAAAACTGATAGAAAAGTTTGACAATATAAAGTCTATGACCATAGAACCTCCTAAGACAGTTGAAAATATTTTAAGAGGCTATCAAAAAGAGGGATTTAAATGGCTACGTTCTGTTGAAGAACTGGGTTTTGGTGGTATACTGGCAGATGATATGGGTCTTGGAAAGACATTGCAGATAATAGCACTTCTGATAGATGCGAAAAAAAGTAATAGATTAGCTAAAGCACTTATAGTATGTCCGGCATCTTTGGTATATAATTGGAGTGAGGAGATATCAAAATTTGATACAGAAGGCATACTTAGAGTGTCTGTACTGGTCGGCAGTAAGGAAGATAGACAAAATGTTCTGGAGGATAATGAAAACTCAGACATTTATATAAGCTCCTATGATACTCTGAGAAGAGATATAAGTCTGTATCATGATATGAGATTTTCTCATCAGATAATAGATGAGGCACAGTTTATAAAAAATCAAAATACAGGCGTTGCCAAGGCTGTAAAGACAGTAAAGGCGGATGTAAAGTTTGCTCTTACAGGAACGCCTATAGAAAACAGGTTAAGTGAACTTTGGAGTATATTTGATTATATAATGCCGGGCTTTTTATATAGCTATAATTCATTTAGAACAAAGTATGAAAACGCTATAGTAAAGGAAGGCAATGAGATCAGTGCGAAGCTTTTATCAAAGATGATCAGTCCATTTGTGCTTAGAAGACTAAAATCTGAAGTTGCAATGGACTTACCTGAAAAGATTGAAGAGATCAGGATATCAAAGTTTGAAAAAGAGCAGCAGTTGGCATATGATAAGGAACTGGCAAATCTAAAAAAGGTGCTGGAAGGTGATAGGGATTATAACAGTTCCAAGATGATAATATTGTCAGAGATTACAAGGCTTAGACAGATATGCTGTGATCCGAGTTTGATTTTTGATAATTACAATGGAGAGTCAGCTAAGCTTGAAACCTGTATTGATCTGGTAAAGAGCGGTATAGAAGCAGGACATAAGATACTCTTGTTTTCACAATTTACTTCGATGTTTGATATTATCGAAAAGAGATTTAAAGAAGAAAAGATAAGTAGCTATACTATAACAGGTTCTACAAGTAAAGAAGATAGAATCAGGCTTGTGAATGAGTTTAATGAAGACAATACAGACGTTTTCTTGATTTCTTTGAAGGCAGGAGGTACAGGGCTTAATCTTGTAGGAGCAGATATAGTAATTCATTATGATCCATGGTGGAATTTTGCAGCGCAAAATCAGGCTACAGATAGAGCACATAGAATCGGACAAAAAAATAATGTTACTGTTTATAGGCTTATTGCAAAGGGAACTATAGAAGAAAGGATAGTTAAACTTCAAGAGTCAAAGAAAGACTTGGCGGATAAAGTACTAAACTTTGAAGCGGGAGTATCCTTGGCAAATATTTCAAAAGAGGAGCTATTAGAGCTTTTAGGATAA
- a CDS encoding basic amino acid ABC transporter substrate-binding protein, producing MKKIILALVMTGLMVTSLVACGGSKAAESSEGEAKTIESGKLIVATNAEFPPYEYHEGDKIVGIDMEIADAIASKLGVQIEIEDIAFDSVILEVTSGKADLGLAGITATEERKQSVDFSDSYTSSKQLIIVKDDSSIASGADLEGKTIGVQTGTTGDLMVGDIKDAKPERYAKGMDAVQALSQGKIDAVVIDSEVAKKFVEETSGLKVLDEAYAEENYAIAVQKGNKELLDAVNKALSELKADGTIDSIIAKYIKAE from the coding sequence ATGAAGAAAATAATATTAGCACTGGTTATGACAGGTTTAATGGTAACAAGTTTGGTAGCATGTGGCGGTTCGAAGGCAGCTGAGAGTAGTGAAGGAGAAGCAAAAACTATAGAGTCAGGAAAGCTCATAGTTGCTACAAATGCAGAATTTCCACCATATGAGTATCATGAAGGAGACAAGATTGTAGGTATTGATATGGAGATAGCAGATGCCATAGCAAGTAAGCTTGGAGTTCAGATAGAGATAGAAGATATAGCATTTGACTCAGTTATTTTAGAGGTAACATCAGGTAAGGCTGATTTAGGTTTGGCAGGTATTACAGCTACAGAAGAAAGAAAGCAGAGTGTGGACTTTTCTGATTCATATACTTCATCAAAACAGCTTATTATAGTAAAGGATGATTCAAGCATAGCTTCAGGTGCAGACCTTGAGGGTAAAACAATTGGAGTACAGACAGGTACTACAGGTGATCTTATGGTAGGCGATATAAAGGATGCTAAGCCTGAGAGATATGCAAAGGGTATGGATGCTGTTCAGGCACTTAGTCAGGGTAAGATAGATGCTGTTGTTATAGACAGTGAAGTTGCAAAGAAGTTTGTAGAAGAGACTAGCGGTCTTAAAGTTTTGGATGAGGCATATGCAGAGGAGAACTATGCCATAGCAGTTCAAAAAGGTAATAAAGAGCTTTTAGATGCAGTAAACAAGGCACTTTCAGAGTTGAAGGCTGATGGAACAATAGACAGCATTATTGCAAAGTATATCAAGGCAGAATAA
- the whiA gene encoding DNA-binding protein WhiA: MTFSSEVKNELIRVNPTVRHCILAEILAIVYFIGTVSTSKNNEISLQINTEYSGLARKYFTLIKKTFNINTDVVVSNSALVRRKRLYSVSIMDDAGAREVLKAIKLLKNQELLDCLSLRSNTVLLNSCCKKAFFRGAFLSSGSITDPEKGYHLEIVCSTIDDALSLKELMEDLSLKPKITTRKKANVVYIKDSDQISLALGLMEAPTSLMNFENIRILKGMRNDVNRKVNCETANINKTVSAALSQLEDIQLIKEIMGLEKLTSNLEAVANARLENPDASLVELGKMISPQLGKSGVNHRLRKLSIIADQLREKVRRENG, from the coding sequence ATGACATTTTCTTCAGAGGTAAAAAATGAACTTATAAGGGTAAATCCTACGGTTAGGCATTGCATACTTGCAGAAATTTTGGCGATTGTTTACTTTATCGGTACTGTTTCTACATCAAAAAATAACGAAATATCTTTACAAATAAACACAGAATATTCGGGACTTGCCAGAAAGTACTTTACTTTAATTAAAAAAACATTTAATATAAATACAGATGTAGTAGTAAGCAATAGTGCATTGGTCAGGCGTAAGCGTTTATATTCGGTCAGTATTATGGATGATGCTGGCGCCAGAGAGGTGCTTAAAGCTATAAAGCTTCTTAAAAACCAAGAGTTATTAGATTGTTTGTCACTTAGGAGTAATACAGTTTTATTAAATTCCTGCTGTAAAAAAGCTTTCTTTAGAGGAGCATTTCTATCTTCAGGTTCGATCACAGATCCTGAAAAGGGCTATCATCTTGAAATTGTATGTTCCACTATAGATGATGCATTATCTTTAAAGGAATTGATGGAAGATTTATCGCTCAAGCCCAAAATTACTACAAGGAAAAAAGCTAATGTAGTATATATAAAGGACAGTGATCAGATATCATTAGCACTTGGTCTGATGGAAGCACCTACATCGCTTATGAACTTCGAAAATATTCGAATCTTAAAAGGGATGCGAAATGATGTAAACAGAAAAGTGAATTGTGAGACAGCAAATATAAACAAAACAGTGTCAGCAGCACTTTCTCAACTTGAGGATATACAACTTATTAAAGAGATTATGGGACTTGAAAAATTGACATCAAATCTGGAGGCGGTAGCCAATGCCAGACTGGAAAATCCTGATGCTTCTTTGGTGGAACTTGGAAAAATGATTAGTCCACAGCTTGGGAAAAGTGGGGTTAATCATAGGTTGCGTAAACTCTCTATCATCGCAGACCAATTAAGGGAAAAAGTAAGGAGAGAAAATGGTTAG
- a CDS encoding MIP/aquaporin family protein produces the protein MKKYLAEFIGTCVLTLFGCGSAVAVNTLLAQSNVLVPLGFSTLLIAFAFGLSIVAMAYSIGNISGCHINPAVSLGMLVSGRMNVKDFTGYVISQFLGGILGAILLFIILGSNASLGTNGFGEASAMGISVGVAFLVEVILTFVFVLAILGVTSKAENGRIAGLVIGLSLTLIHIFGIPFTGTSVNPARSFGPAIVSGLTSVAFAQVWLFILAPLVGGALAAVCYNFLSKED, from the coding sequence ATGAAGAAATATTTAGCAGAGTTTATAGGTACTTGCGTACTGACACTTTTCGGATGTGGTAGTGCTGTAGCGGTAAATACACTGTTGGCTCAGAGTAATGTACTTGTTCCACTTGGTTTTTCCACCTTGCTTATAGCATTTGCTTTTGGACTTTCTATAGTGGCTATGGCATACTCTATCGGAAATATTTCGGGATGCCATATCAATCCTGCCGTATCACTTGGCATGTTGGTATCAGGTAGAATGAATGTGAAAGATTTTACAGGATATGTAATATCGCAGTTTTTGGGAGGCATTTTAGGTGCAATCTTGCTTTTCATTATACTTGGTTCAAATGCATCACTAGGGACAAATGGATTCGGTGAAGCAAGTGCTATGGGTATATCAGTGGGAGTTGCTTTCCTTGTAGAAGTTATACTTACATTTGTATTTGTTTTGGCAATTTTGGGTGTTACATCAAAGGCTGAGAATGGAAGAATTGCAGGACTTGTAATAGGTCTTTCACTTACTTTGATTCATATATTTGGTATTCCTTTTACAGGAACATCTGTAAATCCTGCAAGAAGCTTTGGACCTGCAATTGTAAGTGGTCTTACTTCAGTTGCATTTGCACAGGTATGGTTATTTATACTTGCTCCACTTGTAGGTGGTGCTCTGGCAGCAGTTTGTTACAACTTCCTATCAAAGGAAGATTAA
- the rapZ gene encoding RNase adapter RapZ, with protein MKIIIVTGMSGSGKTVALKMFEDFGYYCVDNLPLELLLNFVDLTIESERGMNGVALGIDIRSGLNGLQEVFDELDHKKINMEILFLEADDDTLIKRYKETRRNHPLAAGGRLIDGINLEREKLAFLRSRADRILDTGRFLTKELKQELKKIYVDGKSFNNLFVTVLSFGYMYGIPEDPDLLFDVRFLPNPFYDHNLRLKTGEEKEVADYVFSNNDAEIFLDKLDDMIDFLIPRYIDEGKSALVIGIGCTGGQHRSVAIAAALKEKLDKIDGIGVRLEHRDMGKNISRISQR; from the coding sequence ATGAAGATAATTATTGTAACAGGAATGTCCGGTTCAGGTAAGACTGTTGCATTAAAGATGTTTGAAGACTTTGGGTATTACTGCGTTGACAATCTGCCGCTTGAACTACTTTTAAATTTTGTGGATCTGACCATTGAATCTGAAAGAGGAATGAATGGAGTAGCACTTGGCATTGATATTAGGAGCGGACTGAACGGTCTACAGGAAGTATTTGATGAACTTGATCACAAGAAGATAAATATGGAGATACTCTTCCTTGAGGCAGATGATGATACATTGATAAAAAGATATAAGGAAACTAGACGAAATCATCCGCTGGCGGCAGGAGGTAGATTGATAGATGGTATAAATCTTGAAAGAGAAAAGCTGGCTTTTTTAAGAAGCAGAGCGGATAGAATATTGGATACCGGAAGATTTTTGACTAAGGAATTGAAGCAGGAACTAAAAAAAATCTATGTGGACGGTAAGTCATTCAATAATCTTTTTGTTACAGTTCTCTCATTTGGATATATGTATGGTATACCTGAAGATCCAGATCTATTATTTGATGTGAGATTTTTGCCAAATCCTTTCTATGATCATAATCTTAGATTAAAGACCGGAGAAGAAAAGGAAGTTGCAGACTATGTGTTCTCAAATAATGATGCTGAAATTTTTCTGGATAAGCTGGATGATATGATTGATTTTTTGATACCAAGATATATAGATGAGGGAAAGAGTGCATTGGTGATAGGTATAGGCTGTACAGGAGGTCAACATCGTTCAGTGGCGATTGCAGCTGCACTTAAGGAAAAACTTGATAAGATAGATGGAATAGGTGTCAGACTGGAACATAGAGATATGGGCAAGAATATTTCACGAATTTCGCAAAGATAG
- the murB gene encoding UDP-N-acetylmuramate dehydrogenase — MDFKSILGENCKNGELLKDHTTFHVGGECRFFLTPVTEEQLGLCMDIIRKENYKYYILGKGSNILADDRGYDGVIISTCLLNDSITHEGEYIEAGAGVGLDKISDYAMEQSLSGFEFACGIPGSLGGSIVMNAGAYGGEMSEVLYEVKVLCPDGSIKWKLASDLELSYRKSNILANNEIVLAAKLKLQPGDKEKIRLQIEDLNSRRREKQPLEYPSAGSTFKRPEGYFAGKLIDDAGLRGFRLGGAAVSQKHCGFVINYDNASSDDIKKLIEHVRAKVYEKFGVQLECEVRMI; from the coding sequence ATGGATTTTAAAAGCATCCTGGGTGAAAATTGTAAGAACGGAGAGTTATTAAAAGACCATACAACATTTCATGTTGGTGGAGAATGTAGATTTTTCTTAACTCCTGTCACTGAGGAACAACTTGGCCTTTGTATGGATATTATAAGAAAAGAAAATTACAAGTATTATATACTGGGAAAAGGCAGTAATATATTGGCAGATGATAGAGGCTACGATGGAGTAATCATTTCTACCTGCCTTCTAAATGATAGTATTACGCATGAAGGTGAATATATTGAAGCCGGAGCCGGAGTGGGGCTTGATAAAATAAGTGATTATGCTATGGAGCAAAGTCTTAGCGGTTTTGAATTTGCATGTGGAATACCTGGAAGCCTTGGAGGTTCAATAGTTATGAATGCAGGTGCCTATGGCGGAGAGATGTCAGAGGTACTTTATGAAGTAAAGGTTCTTTGTCCTGATGGAAGTATAAAATGGAAATTAGCTTCAGACTTGGAACTGAGCTATAGAAAAAGTAATATCTTAGCAAATAATGAGATAGTTTTAGCTGCCAAACTGAAATTGCAGCCTGGAGATAAAGAAAAAATAAGGCTACAAATAGAAGACCTCAACAGTAGAAGAAGAGAAAAGCAGCCTTTGGAATATCCGAGTGCAGGTTCGACATTCAAAAGACCTGAGGGATATTTTGCGGGAAAGCTTATAGACGATGCAGGTCTTAGAGGTTTTAGACTTGGCGGTGCGGCAGTATCACAAAAGCATTGTGGCTTTGTAATAAATTATGACAATGCTTCATCAGATGATATAAAAAAATTGATAGAGCATGTACGTGCTAAAGTTTATGAAAAATTTGGTGTTCAATTAGAATGTGAAGTAAGGATGATTTGA
- the hprK gene encoding HPr(Ser) kinase/phosphatase produces MGGDVTVKELIKELNLENFTPGIDTESIILKHPEINRPALQLAGFFDHFDNERVQIIGNVENAYIQTLDEERKKVTYDKLLSYHVPCVLYARGIKPDEDMLSYCIHYGVPCLGIEQSTTYITGELVRWLNVQLAPVISIHGVLVDVYGEGVLITGDSGIGKSEAALELVKRGHRLVSDDVVEIRKVSQQTLVGTAPDITKHFIELRGIGIIDVKALYGVLSVKDTQSIDLVIQLEDWVKNKDYDRLGLEDNYIEYLGNKVVCHVLPVRPGRNLAIIVETAAVNHRQKQMGYNAAKELYNRVQANIAGKD; encoded by the coding sequence ATGGGAGGAGACGTAACAGTTAAGGAACTTATTAAGGAATTAAATTTGGAGAATTTTACACCGGGCATAGATACGGAGTCTATTATTCTAAAGCATCCGGAAATCAATAGACCGGCACTTCAGTTGGCAGGTTTTTTTGATCATTTTGACAATGAAAGAGTACAGATAATAGGTAATGTCGAGAATGCATATATTCAGACATTGGATGAAGAGAGGAAAAAAGTAACTTATGATAAGTTGCTTTCATATCATGTACCATGTGTACTGTATGCCAGAGGTATAAAGCCTGATGAAGATATGCTTTCATATTGTATACATTATGGAGTACCCTGCCTTGGCATTGAGCAGTCTACCACATATATTACGGGTGAGCTTGTAAGATGGCTGAATGTACAGCTTGCACCGGTTATTTCTATACATGGAGTTTTGGTGGATGTATATGGTGAAGGTGTACTTATAACTGGAGATAGTGGTATTGGAAAGAGTGAGGCTGCTCTGGAACTTGTAAAAAGAGGTCACAGACTTGTATCTGATGATGTTGTGGAGATCAGAAAGGTGTCACAACAGACTTTAGTAGGAACAGCACCTGATATAACTAAACATTTTATTGAGCTTAGGGGAATAGGTATTATAGATGTAAAGGCTTTATATGGTGTACTTAGTGTTAAGGATACTCAGTCTATTGATTTGGTGATACAACTTGAAGATTGGGTTAAAAATAAGGATTATGACAGACTGGGACTGGAGGACAATTATATAGAATACCTAGGCAATAAGGTTGTATGTCATGTATTGCCTGTAAGACCGGGTAGAAATCTTGCAATCATTGTAGAAACTGCTGCTGTAAATCATAGACAAAAGCAGATGGGATATAATGCGGCAAAGGAACTGTATAACAGAGTACAGGCAAATATAGCCGGAAAAGATTGA
- a CDS encoding amino acid ABC transporter ATP-binding protein → MAGDRLIEVKNLCKEFHGKQVLKNISLDINKGDVVCLIGPSGSGKSTFLRCLNRMEEANSGEILFEGTDICKKDVDIDVHRRKMGMVFQQFNLFPHMTVLENLVLAPMKLQKISADEAEKYAMSLLEKVGLDDRANEYPSKLSGGQQQRVAIVRALCMKPDVMLFDEPTSALDPEMVGEVLSVMKDLAKQKMTMVVVTHEMGFAREVANRVVFLDSGEFVEENVPYEFFTNPKNDRLRTFLSKVL, encoded by the coding sequence GTGGCAGGTGATAGACTTATAGAAGTAAAGAATTTATGTAAGGAATTTCATGGCAAGCAGGTACTAAAGAATATATCTCTGGATATTAACAAAGGAGATGTGGTATGCCTTATAGGACCTTCAGGTTCAGGTAAGTCAACCTTTCTTAGATGCCTTAACAGAATGGAGGAGGCAAATAGCGGAGAAATATTATTTGAAGGCACTGATATATGCAAAAAGGATGTAGACATTGATGTACATCGTAGAAAGATGGGTATGGTTTTTCAACAGTTTAACCTATTTCCACATATGACAGTGCTAGAGAACCTTGTTTTAGCCCCTATGAAACTCCAAAAAATAAGTGCAGATGAGGCAGAGAAATATGCAATGAGTCTATTGGAGAAGGTAGGACTTGATGATAGGGCAAATGAGTACCCATCAAAGCTTTCTGGAGGCCAGCAGCAGAGAGTTGCTATAGTCAGAGCACTTTGTATGAAGCCGGATGTTATGCTTTTTGATGAGCCGACCTCAGCACTTGATCCTGAGATGGTAGGAGAAGTACTGTCAGTTATGAAGGATCTGGCCAAGCAGAAGATGACCATGGTAGTTGTAACACATGAGATGGGCTTTGCAAGAGAGGTTGCAAACAGAGTGGTTTTCCTGGACTCAGGAGAGTTTGTAGAGGAGAATGTTCCATATGAGTTCTTTACAAATCCAAAGAATGATAGATTAAGGACCTTCTTAAGTAAGGTTTTATAA
- a CDS encoding HPr family phosphocarrier protein, with protein MVRKSVKIAMDAKTETKPVAMLVQVASQFESRIYVESGTKKVNAKSIMGMMTLKFGDGKEVYISADGNDEIHAVNEMEKYLTSAAV; from the coding sequence ATGGTTAGGAAGTCAGTTAAGATTGCGATGGATGCAAAGACTGAAACTAAACCGGTAGCTATGCTAGTACAGGTGGCCAGCCAGTTTGAAAGCAGGATTTATGTTGAAAGTGGTACTAAGAAGGTAAATGCAAAGAGTATCATGGGCATGATGACATTAAAGTTTGGTGATGGCAAAGAGGTATACATATCAGCAGACGGTAATGATGAAATACATGCCGTAAATGAGATGGAGAAATATTTGACTTCAGCAGCGGTATAG
- a CDS encoding amino acid ABC transporter permease yields MFEELKSQFILNFITDNRWLSLLNGLLVTLEITFFAVILGFLLGFGVAIVRNVYDNTKKLRFLNFLCNIYLTVIRGTPVVVQLLIIYFVIFSSIKVDKSIVAILAFGINSGAYQAEIFRSGINSVPRGQMEAGRSLGFNYPQTMIYIIMPQAIKNILPTLANEFIVLMKETSVAGYIALEDLTRAGEVIRSRTYSSMMPFLAVALLYLIMVMLFSYLVKLLERSLARSGR; encoded by the coding sequence ATGTTTGAAGAGTTGAAATCGCAGTTTATCTTAAATTTCATAACAGATAACAGATGGCTATCCCTGTTAAATGGTCTGTTAGTCACTTTGGAGATTACATTCTTTGCTGTAATACTTGGATTTCTACTGGGATTTGGCGTAGCTATTGTAAGAAATGTGTACGACAATACAAAGAAATTGAGATTTTTAAATTTCTTATGCAATATTTATCTTACAGTAATAAGAGGAACTCCGGTAGTTGTACAGTTGCTTATAATATATTTTGTTATATTCAGTTCAATAAAAGTGGATAAGAGTATTGTGGCTATACTGGCTTTTGGAATCAATTCAGGAGCATATCAGGCAGAGATTTTTCGTTCGGGTATTAATTCTGTACCAAGAGGTCAGATGGAAGCCGGAAGAAGTTTAGGATTTAATTATCCTCAGACAATGATATATATTATTATGCCTCAAGCTATAAAGAATATATTGCCTACTCTTGCAAATGAGTTTATTGTTTTGATGAAGGAGACTTCAGTTGCAGGCTATATTGCTTTAGAGGATTTGACAAGGGCAGGAGAAGTTATAAGGAGTAGGACATACTCTTCAATGATGCCTTTCCTTGCAGTTGCACTGCTTTACCTTATCATGGTAATGCTCTTTAGCTATTTGGTAAAATTACTTGAGAGGAGTTTGGCTAGAAGTGGCAGGTGA